In Rutidosis leptorrhynchoides isolate AG116_Rl617_1_P2 chromosome 2, CSIRO_AGI_Rlap_v1, whole genome shotgun sequence, one genomic interval encodes:
- the LOC139888318 gene encoding uncharacterized protein: MSLNVRGVGQEGKLNWLRSLCHKERPGILCLQETKCGQLEDPWFESFWGSGDFMYIQKYAQGFSGGMIMVWDPTVFKMDEAIEGEFYLAIKGHVAGCDTEIAVVNVYGPHSTGRKIRFWVQLESLLNCKDMPWLLCGDFNEVRYQSERFNSIFNQSWADLFNQFINRTCLIEVLLGGKKFTRICDNGVKFSKLDRFLVSDQLCHLWPNLSANTLDKHLSDHCPIVLRNGFKDFGPKPTRVFNEWLLLDGAVDIVVNAWNMPVSGNRPDCVLRNRRIKEVNV, encoded by the exons ATGTCTTTAAATGTACGTGGAGTAGGGCAAGAAGGAAAATTGAACTGGTTGAGGAGTTTATGTCATAAGGAAAGGCCTGGAATACTTTGTTTACAGGAAACAAAATGCGGTCAATTAGAGGATCCTTGGTTTGAAAGTTTCTGGGGTTCGGGTGACTTTATGTATATACAGAAATATGCTCAAGGTTTCTCGGGCGGAATGATAATGGTGTGGGATCCTACAGTATTCAAGATGGATGAAGCTATTGAAGGTGAATTTTATCTAGCAATCAAAGGACATGTAGCTGGGTGCGACACTGAAATTGCAGTGGTCAATGTTTATGGACCACACTCTACAGGCAGAAAAATCAGATTTTGGGTACAATTAGAATCATTGTTGAATTGCAAGGACATGCCATGGTTACTATGTGGCGACTTTAATGAGGTTCGTTATCAAAGTGAACGTTTTAATTCGATTTTCAACCAAAGCTGGGCAGACCTGTTCAATCAGTTTATTAATAGAACCTGCCTAATTGAAGTTCTACTTGGAGGTAAAAAGTTCACTCGTATTTGCGATAATGGGGTCAAATTCAGTAAGTTAGACAGGTTCTTGGTATCAGATCAGTTGTGTCATCTCTGGCCGAATCTCTCAGCCAACACTCTGGATAAACATTTATCTGATCACTGCCCTATCGTCTTGCGTAATGGATTTAAAGACTTCGGGCCGAAGCCTACACGAGTCTTTAATGAGTGGCTTCTTTTGGATGGGGCTGTTGATATTGTTGTAAACGCGTGGAATATGCCTGTTTCTGGCAACAGACCTGATTGTGTATTAAGGAACAG AAGAATAAAAGAAGTGAATGTGTGA